A stretch of Ammospiza caudacuta isolate bAmmCau1 chromosome 18, bAmmCau1.pri, whole genome shotgun sequence DNA encodes these proteins:
- the CHFR gene encoding E3 ubiquitin-protein ligase CHFR isoform X2, with protein MDHRAEESTNGTVINKLKVVKKQTYPLQTGDVIYVVYRKNEPENNVAYLYESLNTKHDATQEPVEVNVENQCHVTKDTSSTGRSNDETQITSSLSATQSCYEEPQPSTSTSNLFSASPTSPVKSASVQQDNPSTSGSQSSVVTPVPAFPISESMCVRALHDKHEKLDVNAEASAIAPEITDKENAESDSQRTGEEEGLEPAKKKLKGDEDTCPNLSPAAPSECIIKIGSEDAKTSNVKPDKMEETLTCIICQELLHDCVSLQPCMHTFCAACYSGWMERSSLCPTCRCPVERICKNHILNNLVEAYLIQHPDKCRNEEDVRSMDARNKITQDMLQPKVRRSFSDEEGSSEDLLELSDVDSESSDISQPYIVCRQCPGYRRHSVPAVPGTGQEPEAGGMQALGDAPSTSANFPAAVQEYVCPAQGSHVICTCCFQPMPDRRAEREQNPHVAPQQCTVCLQPFCHLYWGCTRMACFGCLAPFCEINLGDKCLDGVLNNNHYESDILKDYLASRGLTWKNMLNESLLALQRGVFMLSDYRITGNTVLCYCCGLRSFRELAYQYRQNIPVAELPVTVTSRPDCYWGRNCRTQVKAHHAMKFNHICEQTRFKN; from the exons TACTAATGGAACAGTAATTAATAAACTGAAAGTGGTTAAGAAGCAGACATACCCATTACAGACTGGGGATGTGATCTatgttgtttacagaaaaaatGAGCCAGAGAACA ATGTTGCTTATCTTTATGAATCCTTAAACACAAAACATGATGCAACTCAAGAACCAGTAG AAGTTAATGTAGAAAACCAATGCCATGTGACCAAAGATACCTCAAGTACAGGAAGAAGTAATGATGAGACCCAAATTACCTCATCACTGTCAGCTACTCAGTCTTGCTACGAGGAACCACAGCCATCTACTTCTACATCAAACCTCTTTAGTGCTTCTCCTACCTCTCCAGTCAAGTCTGCATCTGTTCAGCAGGATAATCCATCAACATCTG gatCACAGTCCTCAGTTGTCACTCCTGTGCCTGCTTTCCCCATCTCAGAATCCATGTGCGTAAGAGCACTGCACGACAAGCATGAAAAGCTGGATGTGAATGCTGAAGCTTCTGCAATTGCTCCAGAAATCACTGacaaagaaaatgcagaatCAGATTCTCAAAGAacaggggaggaggaaggtTTGGAACCTGCTAAGAAGAAACTAAAAGGAG ATGAAGATACTTGTCCAAATCTTTCACCAGCAGCTCCAAGTGAATGTATAATTAAAATTGGCTCTGAAGATGCAAAAACATCAAATGTGAAACCAGATAAGATGGAAGAGACGTTAACGTGCATTATCTGCCAAGAACTGCTGCATGACTGTGTAAG cttgCAGCCTTGTATGCATACTTTTTGTGCTGCCTGCTACTCAGGATGGATGGAAAGATCTTCTTTGTGTCCAACTTGTCGTTGTCCAGTAGAACGTATTTGTAAAAATCACATATTGAACAACTTGGTTGAAGCTTATCTGATTCAGCATCCAG ATAAATGTCGCAATGAAGAGGATGTTCGGAGCATGGATGCCAGAAACAAAATTACTCAAGACATGTTGCAGCCCAAGGTGCGGAGATCGTTCTCAGATGAGGAGGGAAGCTCTGAAGATTTACTGGAATTGTCTGATGTAGATAGTGAATCCTCAGATATCAG TCAACCATATATAGTATGCAGACAGTGCCCAGGGTACCGAAGACACTctgttccagctgtgcctggcacaggcCAGGAGCCAGAGGCAGGAGGAATGCAGGCTCTGGGAGATGCTCCATCAACCTCTGCCAACTTCCCTGCAG CTGTTCAGGAATACGTGTGTCCTGCTCAAGGAAGTCATGTAATATGCACCTGCTGCTTTCAGCCAATGCCTGACCGTAGAGCAGAGCGTGAACAGAATCCTCATGTTGCTCCTCAGCAAT GCACAGTTTGTCTGCAGCCCTTCTGTCACTTGTACTGGGGCTGCACTCGCATGGCGTGTTTTGGCTGCCTGGCACCATTCTGTG AAATAAATCTTGGTGATAAGTGTTTAGATGGCGTCCTGAATAACAACCACTATGAATCAGATATCCTGAAG GATTACCTGGCATCCAGGGGTCTGACATGGAAAAATATGTTAAATGAAAGTCTCTTAGCTCttcaaagaggagtttttatgTTGTCAG ATTACAGAATTACTGGGAACACAGTGCTTTGCTACTGTTGTGGCCTTCGCAGCTTTCGAGAACTTGCCTACCAGTACAGGCAGAATATTCCTGTTGCTGAATTGCCAG TGACTGTCACATCACGTCCTGATTGCTACTGGGGACGCAACTGTCGAACTCAGGTCAAAGCACACCACGCCAT